AGCCCATAGCCGATAAGTTGGTTTTCTCGGACTCCGACAACTTCAGCAATCTGATTTATTGAAGCCGAATAGAGTTGAGAGATAAAAATTGAAATTAGAATAAAGAATCTCATTCATAAATTCCTTTAAAAATATATCTCCTTAAATTATAGCGATTTTAAATTGGCAAAAATTTTTAAAGTGATTCTGAAAAAAATCAGAATCAAAAAAGTTAAATTTTGAGAAGTTTTAAAAGTTCGGAAAATGACTTTTCAAAATAGTGCGGTTGAGACTCAAGTTGGTTTTTTGGTGAAATCAGATTTTTGCCAAATTTCAAACCTTTTTCTGTAAGAGATTTAAACTCTTTCAAAATTGGAATTTTAATTTCGTTTCCATCTTCATCTTTTTCAGTTTTGTATTTTGAGCTTTTTCGAGTTTTTGTCTCCAAAAAACCTGCTGAAATCATTTCTTTGTTGAACTGTTGAACAGAAAT
This is a stretch of genomic DNA from Thiovulum sp. ES. It encodes these proteins:
- a CDS encoding hypothetical protein (IMG reference gene:2508610172_SP), which gives rise to MREILQNQNVSQVSRKEEVEKEMIGLKTAIEILRPSEASKIGMTKTLFKDLGLKTSYLPEYSDEEHTFSAKALLEKFGVKISVQQFNKEMISAGFLETKTRKSSKYKTEKDEDGNEIKIPILKEFKSLTEKGLKFGKNLISPKNQLESQPHYFEKSFSELLKLLKI